The Etheostoma spectabile isolate EspeVRDwgs_2016 chromosome 24, UIUC_Espe_1.0, whole genome shotgun sequence genome contains a region encoding:
- the LOC116674127 gene encoding collagen alpha-1(VIII) chain-like, with the protein MAQGKTPGQWPRGVPGQPGQPGPPGPPGLPAVSPDLGQILPVTGPYPGQKQKKTKNRGDIGGSGVEMPAFTAKLANPFPPVGSAVVFDKLLHNGNQNYNPQSGVFTCSIPGVYYFAYHVHCKGGNVWVALMKNNEPVMYTYDEYQKGLLDQASGSAVLPLRQGETVHIQLPSDQAAGLYAGKVHSTFLELLSPSKKEKQRQRENPLRGFFSQNYGKTGSKEFLVK; encoded by the coding sequence ATGGCTCAAGGTAAAACCCCGGGCCAATGGCCCCGCGGGGTCCCCGGGCAACCAGGACAACCTGGACCCCCTGGTCCTCCAGGACTTCCTGCTGTATCTCCTGACCTCGGACAGATCCTCCCTGTGACCGGCCCATACCCtggccaaaaacaaaaaaaaacaaagaacagaggcGACATTGGTGGAAGTGGCGTGGAGATGCCTGCCTTCACAGCTAAGCTTGCAAATCCATTCCCTCCTGTTGGCTCTGCGGTCGTCTTTGACAAACTCCTGCACAATGGCAATCAAAACTACAATCCCCAAAGTGGTGTTTTCACCTGTAGCATACCAGGGGTCTACTACTTTGCTTACCACGTCCACTGCAAAGGGGGTAATGTGTGGGTGGCCTTGATGAAGAACAATGAGCCAGTCATGTACACATATGATGAATACCAAAAGGGCTTGCTGGATCAGGCATCAGGGAGTGCTGTACTCCCATTACGACAAGGAGAAACTGTGCATATACAGCTGCCATCTGACCAGGCTGCAGGACTTTATGCTGGTAAAGTCCATTCCACTTTTTTGGAACTATTGTCCCcaagtaaaaaggaaaaacaaaggcAAAGGGAAAACCCCTTGAGgggatttttttcccaaaattatGGTAAAACTGGCTCAAAGGAATTTTTGGTAAAGTGA
- the LOC116674126 gene encoding collagen alpha-1(VIII) chain, with translation METVPLHSFYLLIIFQLCLLHLAHGGAYYGHKQPPQHHQPLPQYNDGYPQQQFLGNEMPHLPYGKEGPLIPQYGKELPQLPLQIGKERPLTKGKGQTFPRGAKGPPPPGPGGEGFREGPQGVQGPPGPTGPPGPQGPPGLPGQGLPGLPGKPGPPGPQGYPGIGKPGMPGVPGKPGGPGLQGPKGDLGPNGGEGPTGLPGPAGLPGPPGLPGFSKPGGQGLPGQLGPLGEPGQKGPPGTWPPGPQRGKRKKGMVNPGFCQVFERTKGPPGYLEGGFSRGWQTWLEWFPETGIPGKLVPGESDLGKTWERGPNQDHQVYLELENQEKMVSEGNQGSLGGKGNQAFLVYQGVQACQVMVNQGSQDLRVTRDMLGFLDLQA, from the exons ATGGAGACTGTACCCCTCCACTCTTTCTATCTACTCATAATTTTCCAGCTGTGTTTATTGCACCTGGCCCACGGTGGGGCATATTATGGACATAAACAGCCGCCTCAACACCACCAACCTCTGCCACAGTACAATGATGGGTATCCTCAGCAGCAGTTTTTGGGGAATGAGATGCCACACCTGCCTTATGGCAAAGAAGGGCCGTTAATTCCTCAGTATGGAAAAGAGCTTCCTCAGCTGCCTCTGCAAATAGGCAAAGAGAGGCCACTGACGAAAGGCAAAG GACAAACATTTCCCAGAGGGGCGAAAGGTCCACCTCCCCCTGGTCCTGGTGGAGAAGGTTTCAGAGAGGGACCACAAGGAGTTCAGGGCCCCCCGGGACCAACAGGACCACCAGGACCACAAGGCCCCCCTGGACTACCAGGCCAGGGATTGCCAGGGCTACCAGGAAAACCGGGGCCGCCTGGTCCTCAAGGCTACCCAGGTATCGGAAAACCGGGCATGCCAGGAGTGCCGGGAAAACCCGGAGGACCTGGATTACAAGGACCAAAAGGTGACCTTGGTCCTAATGGTGGAGAAGGACCAACTGGACTTCCTGGGCCTGCAGGGCTCCCAGGTCCCCCTGGACTCCCGGGATTTTCCAAACCAGGAGGTCAGGGGCTGCCCGGCCAACTGGGTCCTTTAGGGGAGCCTGGTCAAAAAGGCCCACCTGGGACCTGGCCTCCGGGCCCCcaaaggggaaaaagaaaaaaaggaatggtAAACCCGGGGTTTTGCCAGGTTTTTGAAAGGACCAAGGGACCCCCAGGATACCTGGAAGGGGGTTTTTCCCGGGGGTGGCAAACCTGGCTTGAATGGTTCCCGGAAACAGGAATCCCAGGAAAATTGGTCCCTGGTGAATCGGACTTGGGGAAAACCTGGGAAAGGGGCCCAAACCAGGACCACCAGGTTTACCTGGAATtggaaaaccaggaaaagatggTTTCAGAGGGCAACCAGGGATCTCTGGGGGGAAAGGGGAATCAGGCCTTCCTGGTTTACCAGGGGGTCCAGGCTTGCCAGGTTATGGTAAACCAGGGTTCCCAGGACCTAAGGGTCACAAGGGACATGCTGGGCTTCCTGGACCTCCAGGCCTGA